A stretch of Planococcus citri chromosome 5, ihPlaCitr1.1, whole genome shotgun sequence DNA encodes these proteins:
- the Eip93F gene encoding mushroom body large-type Kenyon cell-specific protein 1 isoform X1 → MDPESYDVIYEDKKKIQKQFQTWSKTLLYVVGLEQIAKELMGRRRWQHYQQLLMENVHLKDEGKQMEEKDWESSDKCNFCDENSNTSQQKVDNTVSENQEQSKTQNHSSESSYESEDSEDDISGKANSVNFHRSPLNVSNIPKSYFTKTQLNSMSSLESVASSVAASAMAAVAAMNNVTLGKSLSLHFSPNTAGDMIPPWYLPAASNFKLDVTSKREDNETDVVDEQPLDLSAKSCSPSNSPARSPEIPSPVVPTTQNFLMTTSSIAHTSKVPVLNTNRHIFKAKPRLSPMAGRRTYTEEELQAALRDIQSGKLGTRRAAVIYGIPRSTLRNKVYKLAMEKERDNAVHFPSITIEDKRLEEVDLPLDDKEELEERDDEDEEVEKELSAPDEDDKDAEKQFTKPVFTVEDLFRISKQAGSQLMENDSLRALLQHGKFLTEQNIKQEKDSTSTTTSNQHQQQQQQQQQQRQNQVPTPVYSIFPPGDPKIWGNLDPSSITPYLTHFMALSTRDNISSLIGHTNPYFSLQNRTPPNDSPTEVSPTFSPKFPTPAMFPELVQRMLAESKELQNSVKTESLFSSPPNESPEDANSNNLSSNALSRLPLFKPPYKNGSASESSFNIPDFNTDNKFSEGSEKSATSSPPPMSGARSDSSSPLPMNHKLGGLNLRDVIAKGIGQQFQRPGDLPLSHMASTSSIDGLHRVSFPSLSATSVIKSHSGSTMDPEDAKKLCNQIKVPLPSSASNVNSSANSGKGTRPKRGKYRNYDRDSLVEAVRAVQRGEMSVHRAGSFYGVPHSTLEYKVKERHLMRPRKREPKNPPDDLKRREDGSILRLSVNDTSKPSQHSPSPQPKIVKPPFTTPPSSLPTTPNGMKIPTLFDQPHPFAPAAPFPFWPAPFHQLAMDYSRNPAFTSTPEHVLATHFMQRMQEESAKNNQLSHTLGKTAREVAESLYDGSGFNGNFLDGVIRSSLDSDATFNEHVQRKNILEQLYRSKYLNTMNKHSGESDDESGKPNINHILMHSLLPSVVPKDTKDAAAAASKSVDDESDDKAEQSSLDEEKTAIVKDEPNIASVQNTNFNLESQIAGVDIKTEKN, encoded by the exons GTCTAGAACAAATAGCAAAAGAGTTAATGGGCAGAAGGAGATGGCAGCATTACCAGCAACTTTTAATGGAAAATGTTCATTTAAAAGACGAAGGCAAACAAATGGAGGAAAAAGACTGGGAATCGTCCgataaatgtaatttttgtgatgaaaactCAAATACCTCGCAGCAAAAAGTCGATAACACCGTTTCG GAGAATCAAGAGCAATCGAAAACGCAAAACCATTCCAGTGAGAGTTCGTACGAAAGCGAAGATAGCGAAGACGACATCTCAGGCAAAGCAAACAGCGTGAATTTCCACAGATCTCCACTTAACGTATCAAACATTCCCAAATCGTACTTTACCAAAACCCAATTGAACTCTATGTCAAGTCTAGAATCAGTGGCTTCATCAGTGGCAGCATCAGCAATGGCTGCAGTAGCTGCGATGAATAATGTTACATTAGGCAAATCATTAAGTTTACATTTCTCGCCAAATACAGCTGGCGATATGATTCCTCCCTGGTATTTACCAGCAGCGAGTAATTTTAAATTGGACGTCACCTCCAAGAGGGAGGATAATGAGACTGATGTTGTGGATGAACAACCCCTAGATCTAAGTGCGAAATCATGTTCGCCATCCAATTCACCGGCTCGATCACCAGAGATACCTTCACCTGTTGTGCCAACTACGCAGAATTTCTTAATGACTACCTCGTCTATCGCTCATACGTCCAAAGTTCCAGTATTGAATACTAATCGTCATATTTTTAA GGCGAAACCACGTTTGAGTCCAATGGCTGGAAGACGTACATACACAGAAGAAGAACTACAAGCTGCATTACGAGACATACAAAGTGGTAAATTGGGTACCCGAAGAGCTGCAGTTATCTATGGTATACCCAGATCAACATTACGAAACAAGGTGTATAAATTAGCCATGGAAAAAGAACGTGATAATGCGGTCCATTTTCCCAGTATAACGATTGAAGACAAACGCTTAGAAGAGGTTGACTTACCATTGGACGACAAAGAAGAATTAGAGGAACGGGATGACGAAGATGAAGAAGTAGAAAAGGAACTTTCGGCACCAGATGAAGATGACAAGGATGCTGAGAAACAGTTCACAAAACCAGTATTTACTGTCGAAGATCTCTTTAGAATTTCCAAGCAGGCTGGCAGCCAGCTTATGGAAAATGATTCGTTGCGAGCTTTACTCCAACACGGTAAATTTTTAACCGAACAGAATATCAAACAGGAGAAAGACTCGACTAGTACAACGACAAGTAATCAACATCAacagcagcaacagcaacagcaacaacaacggCAGAACCAAGTACCTACTCCAGTGTATTCAATATTTCCACCAGGTGATCCGAAGATCTGGGGTAATCTGGATCCGAGTTCCATTACACCATATTTGACACATTTTATGGCTCTGTCTACCAGAGATAATATCTCATCTCTGATAGGCCATACAAATCCATATTTCAGTCTACAGAATCGAACTCCACCAAATGACAGTCCGACAGAGGTGTCACCTACATTCAGTCCAAAGTTCCCAACGCCTGCCATGTTTCCAGAACTCGTCCAACGTATGTTAGCTGAGTCAAAAGAGCTGCAGAATTCAGTGAAAACTGAATCATTGTTCTCATCACCACCCAACGAAAGTCCAGAGGATGCAAATAGCAATAATCTGTCATCAAATGCTCTAAGCAGACTGCCTTTATTTAAACCACCATACAAGAACGGTTCAGCTAGCGAATCCAGTTTTAACATTCCAGACTTTAACACTGACAATAAATTTTCTGAAGGTTCAGAGAAAAGTGCTACATCTTCACCACCACCCATGAGTGGTGCTCGTAGTGATTCGTCATCTCCATTACCTATGAACCATAAGCTAGGAGGGTTGAATCTGCGCGATGTGATAGCCAAAGGCATTGGTCAACAGTTCCAGCGGCCAGGCGACTTGCCATTGTCACACATGGCTAGCACCTCAAGCATAGACGGCCTGCATCGAGTCAGTTTTCCTAGCCTATCGGCGACATCAGTGATAAAAAGCCATAGCGGCAGCACCATGGACCCTGAAGATGCCAAAAAACTGTGCAACCAAATCAAAGTTCCTCTACCTTCATCCGCATCTAATGTGAATTCTTCAGCCAACAGCGGCAAAGGCACCAGACCAAAACGCGGAAAGTATCGTAATTATGACAGAGATAGTCTGGTTGAGGCTGTTCGGGCTGTGCAACGGGGTGAGATGAGCGTCCATAGGGCTGGTTCATTCTACGGAGTTCCTCATTCCACCCTAGAATACAAAGTCAAAGAAAGGCATCTAATGAGGCCTCGCAAACGTGAACCTAAAAATCCGCCAGATGACCTGAAACGAAGGGAAGATGGTAGTATACTCAGACTATCAGTCAACGACACCAGTAAACCAAGCCAACATTCTCCGTCCCCTcagccaaaaattgtcaaaccaCCATTCACCACTCCTCCCTCCTCGCTACCAACCACTCCTAATGGTATGAAAATACCAACGCTTTTTGACCAGCCTCATCCGTTTGCTCCTGCAGCTCCTTTCCCTTTTTGGCCAGCACCTTTCCACCAGCTAGCCATGGACTACTCGAGGAATCCAGCCTTCACATCAACTCCTGAACATGTCCTAGCCACCCATTTCATGCAACGAATGCAAGAAGAATCTGCCAAGAATAATCAACTATCTCATACCTTAGGCAAAACTGCCAGAGAAGTTGCAGAAAGCTTATATGATGGGTCAGGCTTCAATGGTAATTTCTTAGATGGTGTGATTAGATCTAGTCTCGACAGTGATGCAACTTTCAATGAGCATGTCCAAAGAAAGAATATACTGGAGCAATTGTACAGATCAAAATACCTGAACACAATGAACAAACATTCTGGCGAATCAGATGATGAAAGCGGTAAACCTAATATCAATCATATTCTAATGCATTCTCTATTACCCTCTGTTGTCCCCAAAGACACCAAAGATGCCGCAGCTGCAGCCTCCAAGAGTGTCGATGATGAAAGTGACGATAAGGCTGAACAATCTTCAttagatgaagaaaaaactgCCATCGTTAAAGATGAACCCAATATTGCTAGTGTacagaatacaaattttaatcTAGAATCTCAAATTGCTGGCGTTGATATAAAAACCGAAAAGAACTGA
- the Eip93F gene encoding mushroom body large-type Kenyon cell-specific protein 1 isoform X2, whose protein sequence is MLSRYSSDGSCGLEQIAKELMGRRRWQHYQQLLMENVHLKDEGKQMEEKDWESSDKCNFCDENSNTSQQKVDNTVSENQEQSKTQNHSSESSYESEDSEDDISGKANSVNFHRSPLNVSNIPKSYFTKTQLNSMSSLESVASSVAASAMAAVAAMNNVTLGKSLSLHFSPNTAGDMIPPWYLPAASNFKLDVTSKREDNETDVVDEQPLDLSAKSCSPSNSPARSPEIPSPVVPTTQNFLMTTSSIAHTSKVPVLNTNRHIFKAKPRLSPMAGRRTYTEEELQAALRDIQSGKLGTRRAAVIYGIPRSTLRNKVYKLAMEKERDNAVHFPSITIEDKRLEEVDLPLDDKEELEERDDEDEEVEKELSAPDEDDKDAEKQFTKPVFTVEDLFRISKQAGSQLMENDSLRALLQHGKFLTEQNIKQEKDSTSTTTSNQHQQQQQQQQQQRQNQVPTPVYSIFPPGDPKIWGNLDPSSITPYLTHFMALSTRDNISSLIGHTNPYFSLQNRTPPNDSPTEVSPTFSPKFPTPAMFPELVQRMLAESKELQNSVKTESLFSSPPNESPEDANSNNLSSNALSRLPLFKPPYKNGSASESSFNIPDFNTDNKFSEGSEKSATSSPPPMSGARSDSSSPLPMNHKLGGLNLRDVIAKGIGQQFQRPGDLPLSHMASTSSIDGLHRVSFPSLSATSVIKSHSGSTMDPEDAKKLCNQIKVPLPSSASNVNSSANSGKGTRPKRGKYRNYDRDSLVEAVRAVQRGEMSVHRAGSFYGVPHSTLEYKVKERHLMRPRKREPKNPPDDLKRREDGSILRLSVNDTSKPSQHSPSPQPKIVKPPFTTPPSSLPTTPNGMKIPTLFDQPHPFAPAAPFPFWPAPFHQLAMDYSRNPAFTSTPEHVLATHFMQRMQEESAKNNQLSHTLGKTAREVAESLYDGSGFNGNFLDGVIRSSLDSDATFNEHVQRKNILEQLYRSKYLNTMNKHSGESDDESGKPNINHILMHSLLPSVVPKDTKDAAAAASKSVDDESDDKAEQSSLDEEKTAIVKDEPNIASVQNTNFNLESQIAGVDIKTEKN, encoded by the exons GTCTAGAACAAATAGCAAAAGAGTTAATGGGCAGAAGGAGATGGCAGCATTACCAGCAACTTTTAATGGAAAATGTTCATTTAAAAGACGAAGGCAAACAAATGGAGGAAAAAGACTGGGAATCGTCCgataaatgtaatttttgtgatgaaaactCAAATACCTCGCAGCAAAAAGTCGATAACACCGTTTCG GAGAATCAAGAGCAATCGAAAACGCAAAACCATTCCAGTGAGAGTTCGTACGAAAGCGAAGATAGCGAAGACGACATCTCAGGCAAAGCAAACAGCGTGAATTTCCACAGATCTCCACTTAACGTATCAAACATTCCCAAATCGTACTTTACCAAAACCCAATTGAACTCTATGTCAAGTCTAGAATCAGTGGCTTCATCAGTGGCAGCATCAGCAATGGCTGCAGTAGCTGCGATGAATAATGTTACATTAGGCAAATCATTAAGTTTACATTTCTCGCCAAATACAGCTGGCGATATGATTCCTCCCTGGTATTTACCAGCAGCGAGTAATTTTAAATTGGACGTCACCTCCAAGAGGGAGGATAATGAGACTGATGTTGTGGATGAACAACCCCTAGATCTAAGTGCGAAATCATGTTCGCCATCCAATTCACCGGCTCGATCACCAGAGATACCTTCACCTGTTGTGCCAACTACGCAGAATTTCTTAATGACTACCTCGTCTATCGCTCATACGTCCAAAGTTCCAGTATTGAATACTAATCGTCATATTTTTAA GGCGAAACCACGTTTGAGTCCAATGGCTGGAAGACGTACATACACAGAAGAAGAACTACAAGCTGCATTACGAGACATACAAAGTGGTAAATTGGGTACCCGAAGAGCTGCAGTTATCTATGGTATACCCAGATCAACATTACGAAACAAGGTGTATAAATTAGCCATGGAAAAAGAACGTGATAATGCGGTCCATTTTCCCAGTATAACGATTGAAGACAAACGCTTAGAAGAGGTTGACTTACCATTGGACGACAAAGAAGAATTAGAGGAACGGGATGACGAAGATGAAGAAGTAGAAAAGGAACTTTCGGCACCAGATGAAGATGACAAGGATGCTGAGAAACAGTTCACAAAACCAGTATTTACTGTCGAAGATCTCTTTAGAATTTCCAAGCAGGCTGGCAGCCAGCTTATGGAAAATGATTCGTTGCGAGCTTTACTCCAACACGGTAAATTTTTAACCGAACAGAATATCAAACAGGAGAAAGACTCGACTAGTACAACGACAAGTAATCAACATCAacagcagcaacagcaacagcaacaacaacggCAGAACCAAGTACCTACTCCAGTGTATTCAATATTTCCACCAGGTGATCCGAAGATCTGGGGTAATCTGGATCCGAGTTCCATTACACCATATTTGACACATTTTATGGCTCTGTCTACCAGAGATAATATCTCATCTCTGATAGGCCATACAAATCCATATTTCAGTCTACAGAATCGAACTCCACCAAATGACAGTCCGACAGAGGTGTCACCTACATTCAGTCCAAAGTTCCCAACGCCTGCCATGTTTCCAGAACTCGTCCAACGTATGTTAGCTGAGTCAAAAGAGCTGCAGAATTCAGTGAAAACTGAATCATTGTTCTCATCACCACCCAACGAAAGTCCAGAGGATGCAAATAGCAATAATCTGTCATCAAATGCTCTAAGCAGACTGCCTTTATTTAAACCACCATACAAGAACGGTTCAGCTAGCGAATCCAGTTTTAACATTCCAGACTTTAACACTGACAATAAATTTTCTGAAGGTTCAGAGAAAAGTGCTACATCTTCACCACCACCCATGAGTGGTGCTCGTAGTGATTCGTCATCTCCATTACCTATGAACCATAAGCTAGGAGGGTTGAATCTGCGCGATGTGATAGCCAAAGGCATTGGTCAACAGTTCCAGCGGCCAGGCGACTTGCCATTGTCACACATGGCTAGCACCTCAAGCATAGACGGCCTGCATCGAGTCAGTTTTCCTAGCCTATCGGCGACATCAGTGATAAAAAGCCATAGCGGCAGCACCATGGACCCTGAAGATGCCAAAAAACTGTGCAACCAAATCAAAGTTCCTCTACCTTCATCCGCATCTAATGTGAATTCTTCAGCCAACAGCGGCAAAGGCACCAGACCAAAACGCGGAAAGTATCGTAATTATGACAGAGATAGTCTGGTTGAGGCTGTTCGGGCTGTGCAACGGGGTGAGATGAGCGTCCATAGGGCTGGTTCATTCTACGGAGTTCCTCATTCCACCCTAGAATACAAAGTCAAAGAAAGGCATCTAATGAGGCCTCGCAAACGTGAACCTAAAAATCCGCCAGATGACCTGAAACGAAGGGAAGATGGTAGTATACTCAGACTATCAGTCAACGACACCAGTAAACCAAGCCAACATTCTCCGTCCCCTcagccaaaaattgtcaaaccaCCATTCACCACTCCTCCCTCCTCGCTACCAACCACTCCTAATGGTATGAAAATACCAACGCTTTTTGACCAGCCTCATCCGTTTGCTCCTGCAGCTCCTTTCCCTTTTTGGCCAGCACCTTTCCACCAGCTAGCCATGGACTACTCGAGGAATCCAGCCTTCACATCAACTCCTGAACATGTCCTAGCCACCCATTTCATGCAACGAATGCAAGAAGAATCTGCCAAGAATAATCAACTATCTCATACCTTAGGCAAAACTGCCAGAGAAGTTGCAGAAAGCTTATATGATGGGTCAGGCTTCAATGGTAATTTCTTAGATGGTGTGATTAGATCTAGTCTCGACAGTGATGCAACTTTCAATGAGCATGTCCAAAGAAAGAATATACTGGAGCAATTGTACAGATCAAAATACCTGAACACAATGAACAAACATTCTGGCGAATCAGATGATGAAAGCGGTAAACCTAATATCAATCATATTCTAATGCATTCTCTATTACCCTCTGTTGTCCCCAAAGACACCAAAGATGCCGCAGCTGCAGCCTCCAAGAGTGTCGATGATGAAAGTGACGATAAGGCTGAACAATCTTCAttagatgaagaaaaaactgCCATCGTTAAAGATGAACCCAATATTGCTAGTGTacagaatacaaattttaatcTAGAATCTCAAATTGCTGGCGTTGATATAAAAACCGAAAAGAACTGA
- the Eip93F gene encoding mushroom body large-type Kenyon cell-specific protein 1 isoform X3 has product MGRRRWQHYQQLLMENVHLKDEGKQMEEKDWESSDKCNFCDENSNTSQQKVDNTVSENQEQSKTQNHSSESSYESEDSEDDISGKANSVNFHRSPLNVSNIPKSYFTKTQLNSMSSLESVASSVAASAMAAVAAMNNVTLGKSLSLHFSPNTAGDMIPPWYLPAASNFKLDVTSKREDNETDVVDEQPLDLSAKSCSPSNSPARSPEIPSPVVPTTQNFLMTTSSIAHTSKVPVLNTNRHIFKAKPRLSPMAGRRTYTEEELQAALRDIQSGKLGTRRAAVIYGIPRSTLRNKVYKLAMEKERDNAVHFPSITIEDKRLEEVDLPLDDKEELEERDDEDEEVEKELSAPDEDDKDAEKQFTKPVFTVEDLFRISKQAGSQLMENDSLRALLQHGKFLTEQNIKQEKDSTSTTTSNQHQQQQQQQQQQRQNQVPTPVYSIFPPGDPKIWGNLDPSSITPYLTHFMALSTRDNISSLIGHTNPYFSLQNRTPPNDSPTEVSPTFSPKFPTPAMFPELVQRMLAESKELQNSVKTESLFSSPPNESPEDANSNNLSSNALSRLPLFKPPYKNGSASESSFNIPDFNTDNKFSEGSEKSATSSPPPMSGARSDSSSPLPMNHKLGGLNLRDVIAKGIGQQFQRPGDLPLSHMASTSSIDGLHRVSFPSLSATSVIKSHSGSTMDPEDAKKLCNQIKVPLPSSASNVNSSANSGKGTRPKRGKYRNYDRDSLVEAVRAVQRGEMSVHRAGSFYGVPHSTLEYKVKERHLMRPRKREPKNPPDDLKRREDGSILRLSVNDTSKPSQHSPSPQPKIVKPPFTTPPSSLPTTPNGMKIPTLFDQPHPFAPAAPFPFWPAPFHQLAMDYSRNPAFTSTPEHVLATHFMQRMQEESAKNNQLSHTLGKTAREVAESLYDGSGFNGNFLDGVIRSSLDSDATFNEHVQRKNILEQLYRSKYLNTMNKHSGESDDESGKPNINHILMHSLLPSVVPKDTKDAAAAASKSVDDESDDKAEQSSLDEEKTAIVKDEPNIASVQNTNFNLESQIAGVDIKTEKN; this is encoded by the exons ATGGGCAGAAGGAGATGGCAGCATTACCAGCAACTTTTAATGGAAAATGTTCATTTAAAAGACGAAGGCAAACAAATGGAGGAAAAAGACTGGGAATCGTCCgataaatgtaatttttgtgatgaaaactCAAATACCTCGCAGCAAAAAGTCGATAACACCGTTTCG GAGAATCAAGAGCAATCGAAAACGCAAAACCATTCCAGTGAGAGTTCGTACGAAAGCGAAGATAGCGAAGACGACATCTCAGGCAAAGCAAACAGCGTGAATTTCCACAGATCTCCACTTAACGTATCAAACATTCCCAAATCGTACTTTACCAAAACCCAATTGAACTCTATGTCAAGTCTAGAATCAGTGGCTTCATCAGTGGCAGCATCAGCAATGGCTGCAGTAGCTGCGATGAATAATGTTACATTAGGCAAATCATTAAGTTTACATTTCTCGCCAAATACAGCTGGCGATATGATTCCTCCCTGGTATTTACCAGCAGCGAGTAATTTTAAATTGGACGTCACCTCCAAGAGGGAGGATAATGAGACTGATGTTGTGGATGAACAACCCCTAGATCTAAGTGCGAAATCATGTTCGCCATCCAATTCACCGGCTCGATCACCAGAGATACCTTCACCTGTTGTGCCAACTACGCAGAATTTCTTAATGACTACCTCGTCTATCGCTCATACGTCCAAAGTTCCAGTATTGAATACTAATCGTCATATTTTTAA GGCGAAACCACGTTTGAGTCCAATGGCTGGAAGACGTACATACACAGAAGAAGAACTACAAGCTGCATTACGAGACATACAAAGTGGTAAATTGGGTACCCGAAGAGCTGCAGTTATCTATGGTATACCCAGATCAACATTACGAAACAAGGTGTATAAATTAGCCATGGAAAAAGAACGTGATAATGCGGTCCATTTTCCCAGTATAACGATTGAAGACAAACGCTTAGAAGAGGTTGACTTACCATTGGACGACAAAGAAGAATTAGAGGAACGGGATGACGAAGATGAAGAAGTAGAAAAGGAACTTTCGGCACCAGATGAAGATGACAAGGATGCTGAGAAACAGTTCACAAAACCAGTATTTACTGTCGAAGATCTCTTTAGAATTTCCAAGCAGGCTGGCAGCCAGCTTATGGAAAATGATTCGTTGCGAGCTTTACTCCAACACGGTAAATTTTTAACCGAACAGAATATCAAACAGGAGAAAGACTCGACTAGTACAACGACAAGTAATCAACATCAacagcagcaacagcaacagcaacaacaacggCAGAACCAAGTACCTACTCCAGTGTATTCAATATTTCCACCAGGTGATCCGAAGATCTGGGGTAATCTGGATCCGAGTTCCATTACACCATATTTGACACATTTTATGGCTCTGTCTACCAGAGATAATATCTCATCTCTGATAGGCCATACAAATCCATATTTCAGTCTACAGAATCGAACTCCACCAAATGACAGTCCGACAGAGGTGTCACCTACATTCAGTCCAAAGTTCCCAACGCCTGCCATGTTTCCAGAACTCGTCCAACGTATGTTAGCTGAGTCAAAAGAGCTGCAGAATTCAGTGAAAACTGAATCATTGTTCTCATCACCACCCAACGAAAGTCCAGAGGATGCAAATAGCAATAATCTGTCATCAAATGCTCTAAGCAGACTGCCTTTATTTAAACCACCATACAAGAACGGTTCAGCTAGCGAATCCAGTTTTAACATTCCAGACTTTAACACTGACAATAAATTTTCTGAAGGTTCAGAGAAAAGTGCTACATCTTCACCACCACCCATGAGTGGTGCTCGTAGTGATTCGTCATCTCCATTACCTATGAACCATAAGCTAGGAGGGTTGAATCTGCGCGATGTGATAGCCAAAGGCATTGGTCAACAGTTCCAGCGGCCAGGCGACTTGCCATTGTCACACATGGCTAGCACCTCAAGCATAGACGGCCTGCATCGAGTCAGTTTTCCTAGCCTATCGGCGACATCAGTGATAAAAAGCCATAGCGGCAGCACCATGGACCCTGAAGATGCCAAAAAACTGTGCAACCAAATCAAAGTTCCTCTACCTTCATCCGCATCTAATGTGAATTCTTCAGCCAACAGCGGCAAAGGCACCAGACCAAAACGCGGAAAGTATCGTAATTATGACAGAGATAGTCTGGTTGAGGCTGTTCGGGCTGTGCAACGGGGTGAGATGAGCGTCCATAGGGCTGGTTCATTCTACGGAGTTCCTCATTCCACCCTAGAATACAAAGTCAAAGAAAGGCATCTAATGAGGCCTCGCAAACGTGAACCTAAAAATCCGCCAGATGACCTGAAACGAAGGGAAGATGGTAGTATACTCAGACTATCAGTCAACGACACCAGTAAACCAAGCCAACATTCTCCGTCCCCTcagccaaaaattgtcaaaccaCCATTCACCACTCCTCCCTCCTCGCTACCAACCACTCCTAATGGTATGAAAATACCAACGCTTTTTGACCAGCCTCATCCGTTTGCTCCTGCAGCTCCTTTCCCTTTTTGGCCAGCACCTTTCCACCAGCTAGCCATGGACTACTCGAGGAATCCAGCCTTCACATCAACTCCTGAACATGTCCTAGCCACCCATTTCATGCAACGAATGCAAGAAGAATCTGCCAAGAATAATCAACTATCTCATACCTTAGGCAAAACTGCCAGAGAAGTTGCAGAAAGCTTATATGATGGGTCAGGCTTCAATGGTAATTTCTTAGATGGTGTGATTAGATCTAGTCTCGACAGTGATGCAACTTTCAATGAGCATGTCCAAAGAAAGAATATACTGGAGCAATTGTACAGATCAAAATACCTGAACACAATGAACAAACATTCTGGCGAATCAGATGATGAAAGCGGTAAACCTAATATCAATCATATTCTAATGCATTCTCTATTACCCTCTGTTGTCCCCAAAGACACCAAAGATGCCGCAGCTGCAGCCTCCAAGAGTGTCGATGATGAAAGTGACGATAAGGCTGAACAATCTTCAttagatgaagaaaaaactgCCATCGTTAAAGATGAACCCAATATTGCTAGTGTacagaatacaaattttaatcTAGAATCTCAAATTGCTGGCGTTGATATAAAAACCGAAAAGAACTGA